From Paenibacillus physcomitrellae, the proteins below share one genomic window:
- the ftsE gene encoding cell division ATP-binding protein FtsE yields MIEMQDVWKTYPNGAHALQGISVKIDRNEFVYIVGPSGAGKSTFMKLIYREEVPTKGQISVSGFNIGKLKPRKIPYVRRNIGVIFQDFRLLPKLTAYENVAFALEVIEAPKKIIRKRVMEVLDLVGLKNKANRLPAQLSGGEQQRVAIARAIVNNPTVIIADEPTGNLDPETSWEIMQLLDEINFRGTTIVMATHNKDIVNTMRKRVIAIEHGNIVRDQARGEYGYDF; encoded by the coding sequence GTGATTGAAATGCAGGATGTCTGGAAGACTTATCCGAATGGAGCCCATGCTCTGCAGGGCATATCCGTCAAGATCGACCGGAATGAATTCGTTTATATTGTTGGTCCCTCCGGTGCGGGGAAATCGACATTCATGAAGCTTATCTATAGAGAAGAAGTACCCACCAAAGGCCAAATTTCAGTAAGCGGGTTTAACATCGGCAAGCTGAAACCGCGCAAAATCCCTTACGTCCGCCGCAATATCGGCGTCATTTTTCAGGATTTCCGGCTTCTGCCCAAGCTGACGGCTTACGAGAACGTGGCCTTTGCGCTTGAGGTGATCGAAGCGCCTAAGAAGATCATCCGCAAACGGGTGATGGAGGTGCTGGATCTGGTCGGCCTGAAGAATAAAGCAAACCGCCTGCCGGCTCAGCTCTCGGGCGGCGAGCAGCAGCGCGTGGCGATCGCCCGCGCGATCGTTAACAATCCGACCGTCATCATTGCGGACGAGCCTACCGGCAACCTCGATCCCGAGACGTCCTGGGAGATTATGCAGCTCCTGGATGAGATCAATTTCCGGGGAACAACCATTGTAATGGCCACCCACAACAAAGATATCGTTAACACCATGCGCAAACGGGTTATCGCCATTGAGCATGGCAACATCGTACGCGACCAGGCGAGAGGAGAATACGGATATGACTTTTAG
- a CDS encoding murein hydrolase activator EnvC family protein: MKKWISVVAVIVLAIGLVQPTQSFAAKKTIDQIDQELKALKEQAKQAQAKQDQAEKQGEIAQHYVNKNKNYLNDLLGQIKTVSDELASISKDISDSEEQLRQTAKELDETEQRIQERSKLLDNRVRLMYTDGAVSYLDVVLSSTSFSDFLDRIDTLTAIANQDKQLLEEHKKDKELVLQEQENLEAGYAKTKKLYAEAESRKQVLADKEQEKQQLIAQYSDEVEENDDISSEQDKILVELVTKQAALEKEKNKIRAEQIYTYKQQQAAKAAAAKKASEVPASTNYAPGDGSLGLPVGHARISSPFGYRIHPITGVKKLHAGVDFAVPIGTDVHAAEGGVVVLAEWYSGYGNAVIVDHGNNTWTLYGHLSKFKVEKGDTVKRGQVVAESGNTGQSTGPHMHFEVRVNGEPTDPMPFLAY, translated from the coding sequence TTGAAAAAGTGGATTTCTGTCGTTGCCGTTATCGTTTTGGCCATAGGGCTGGTACAGCCTACCCAAAGTTTCGCTGCTAAAAAAACCATCGATCAAATTGATCAAGAGCTCAAAGCGCTTAAAGAGCAGGCCAAGCAGGCTCAGGCGAAGCAGGATCAGGCCGAGAAGCAGGGCGAAATCGCCCAGCACTACGTCAATAAGAATAAGAACTATTTAAATGACCTGCTTGGTCAGATCAAAACCGTAAGCGATGAGCTGGCCAGCATCTCCAAGGATATCAGCGATTCGGAGGAGCAGCTCCGTCAAACGGCGAAAGAGCTGGACGAAACCGAACAGCGTATCCAGGAACGCAGCAAGCTGCTCGATAACCGTGTCCGGTTAATGTATACGGACGGTGCGGTTTCTTATTTGGATGTAGTTTTGTCCTCGACAAGCTTTTCCGATTTCCTGGACCGGATCGATACGCTGACGGCGATTGCGAACCAGGACAAGCAGCTGCTTGAAGAGCATAAGAAAGACAAGGAACTGGTGCTTCAGGAGCAGGAGAACCTGGAAGCCGGATATGCGAAGACCAAGAAGCTGTATGCGGAAGCGGAATCCCGCAAGCAGGTGCTGGCCGACAAAGAGCAGGAGAAGCAGCAGCTGATTGCCCAGTACAGTGATGAAGTTGAGGAAAATGACGACATCAGCAGTGAACAGGACAAAATTCTCGTCGAGCTCGTTACTAAACAGGCAGCGCTTGAGAAAGAGAAGAACAAAATCCGCGCCGAGCAGATCTATACGTACAAGCAGCAGCAGGCGGCTAAAGCCGCCGCAGCCAAGAAGGCGTCGGAGGTTCCTGCCTCGACGAACTATGCTCCGGGCGATGGCTCGCTGGGACTGCCAGTCGGGCATGCCCGAATCTCTTCGCCGTTCGGCTATCGGATTCACCCGATTACCGGCGTGAAGAAGCTGCATGCCGGTGTGGACTTTGCCGTGCCGATCGGAACGGATGTCCATGCGGCTGAAGGCGGGGTAGTAGTGCTGGCCGAATGGTACAGCGGTTACGGCAATGCCGTTATTGTCGATCATGGCAACAATACATGGACCCTTTACGGACATCTTAGCAAGTTTAAGGTGGAGAAAGGCGATACGGTTAAACGCGGCCAGGTGGTTGCCGAATCCGGTAACACGGGTCAATCCACGGGTCCGCATATGCACTTTGAAGTGCGCGTCAACGGAGAACCTACTGATCCGATGCCATTCTTAGCTTACTAA
- the ftsX gene encoding permease-like cell division protein FtsX, with protein MTFRTFLRHLREGMKNIFRNGWMSVASITSIIVSLFILGVFVLLVINVNSFADEADSQVQISAFLNTGVDGTTRQQLQTAIEGMPEVSKVTFVDKAQGLQDLREKLGADGNDLLEGYTEDTNPIPDTFKVEVIEPSTVSFVAGKIQELNKQYSADQQPIYKVRYGQGTVEKLFKVTRLIRNIGFAFVAGLGIMAMFLISNTIRVTILARRREIGIMKLVGATNSFIRGPFFVEGALIGLIGSVVTVALLYSGYQTLENAIGFDVTLNFHLVPLQQFGYPLGGLIILLGVLIGVWGSTVSIRKFLKV; from the coding sequence ATGACTTTTAGAACCTTCTTGCGGCATTTGCGGGAGGGGATGAAGAACATATTCCGCAACGGCTGGATGTCCGTGGCCTCCATTACGTCCATTATCGTTTCGTTATTTATACTCGGGGTGTTTGTCCTGCTGGTGATCAATGTCAATTCGTTTGCCGACGAAGCCGACAGCCAGGTGCAGATCAGCGCTTTCCTCAATACGGGAGTCGACGGCACCACACGGCAGCAGCTGCAAACTGCGATCGAAGGCATGCCTGAGGTCAGCAAGGTGACCTTTGTTGATAAGGCCCAAGGCTTACAAGATCTTCGAGAGAAGCTGGGCGCAGACGGCAACGACCTGCTCGAAGGGTACACGGAGGATACGAACCCGATCCCCGATACGTTCAAAGTGGAGGTTATCGAGCCGTCTACCGTCTCTTTTGTAGCAGGCAAGATTCAAGAGTTGAACAAGCAGTACAGCGCCGACCAGCAGCCGATTTATAAAGTGAGGTACGGCCAAGGAACGGTCGAGAAGCTGTTTAAGGTGACGCGTTTGATCCGCAATATCGGATTCGCCTTTGTAGCCGGATTGGGAATCATGGCGATGTTCCTGATTTCCAATACGATTCGTGTAACGATCCTGGCACGGCGCCGGGAGATCGGCATCATGAAGCTGGTTGGAGCGACAAATTCGTTTATCAGAGGTCCTTTCTTCGTGGAAGGAGCCTTGATCGGCCTGATCGGCTCTGTGGTCACCGTGGCCCTGCTGTATTCAGGATACCAGACGCTTGAGAACGCGATCGGCTTTGATGTTACGCTTAATTTCCACCTGGTTCCGCTGCAGCAGTTCGGTTACCCGCTTGGCGGACTCATTATCCTGCTGGGCGTTCTGATCGGCGTCTGGGGCAGTACCGTGTCGATTCGTAAGTTCTTGAAGGTGTAG